A part of Planctomycetota bacterium genomic DNA contains:
- a CDS encoding DEAD/DEAH box helicase, which yields MPGVFHANWSGDALHLWCERGDGAPAPMGPPSEDDLRRVAPAMGALRASAGELTLRLPAKAGVPTPSGTLARTVGSPGGSSPDAAAGVSIEAVRVPTLAIPAGAACDVLTALSDAIAEREELGEAGEWRAGSSLEYFAQAARLALGLMARQRVVPMLVQAGGTLRGAWEPWLSDAETAARVQMLVAAMPASARAVADALRHDAGAVTGAFLGAVVDAECRAALARERFDEAIEGRDASNDQCVAWLAGLLGPGDELAGPPALRGDMARRVRAWIGSLEERGPSAAWRLLLRLAEPLALDPKAPDPAADEACWTVSFHLQAVDAPGVVLDAPDIWLIPGESATIMGRRIDRPQDLLLGELGRASRVYRTLEGALEDSQPSRLRLTTKQAYEFLREVRPILVEQGFGVDAPAWWDAPSARLGARLRLESKGIDPFGDAGGGLSNAARAQLGLSALVGYTWEIAVGDLALSLREFEQLAAKRTPLVRINGRWVEVRPEDVQAAIKFIRDNPGGEIRLGEALRLAYASDLVKTGIPVVGLEATGWLQAFFNSEAASRQLAPVETPATFHGALRPYQQRGVSWMVFQEHLGFGICLADDMGLGKTVQLLALLAHEREIAKQTGQAVRPTLLLVPMSVVGNWMHETARFCPDLTLLVHHGQDRSIGDAFVERVEKSDLIVTTYALAHRDRESLGRVEWGRVVLDEAQYIKNPTAKQSQAVRALRAQRRVALTGTPVENRLTELWSIMDFLNPGYLGSSGSFRTKFALPIERYRDRQRSEQLRGLIRPFVLRRLKSDPTVVADLPEKVESREYTHLTAEQASLYQNCVKRMLGEVEQAEGMQRRGLVLAALVRLKQLCDHPTLVLQDGEELGHRPPDPSRSGKCIRLLEMLDEVLAEGDQALVFTQFREMGALLEAMLRHQFGKDVLFIHGGTSQPQRQAIIDRFQKADGTAPVLILSLRAGGVGLNLTAATHVFHFDRWWNPAVENQATDRAYRIGQTRTVQVHKFVVRGTLEERIDQMIESKTELAENIIGAGEGWLSDLSTDQLRDILTLRNEAVDDEV from the coding sequence TTGCCGGGAGTCTTCCACGCGAACTGGTCCGGGGATGCGTTGCACCTGTGGTGCGAGCGTGGCGACGGCGCGCCCGCGCCGATGGGTCCTCCGAGCGAGGACGACCTGCGCCGCGTGGCGCCCGCGATGGGCGCGCTGCGGGCGTCGGCGGGAGAACTGACGCTGCGGCTGCCCGCGAAGGCGGGCGTGCCGACGCCCAGCGGCACGCTGGCGCGCACGGTGGGATCGCCGGGCGGTTCGAGCCCGGACGCGGCGGCGGGCGTCTCGATCGAGGCCGTGCGCGTGCCGACGCTGGCCATCCCCGCGGGAGCGGCGTGCGACGTGCTGACCGCGCTGTCGGACGCGATCGCCGAGCGGGAGGAACTGGGCGAGGCGGGGGAATGGCGGGCGGGGAGCTCGCTGGAGTACTTCGCGCAGGCGGCACGCCTCGCGCTGGGGCTCATGGCGCGCCAGCGGGTGGTGCCCATGCTCGTGCAGGCGGGTGGCACGCTGCGGGGCGCGTGGGAGCCCTGGCTGAGCGACGCCGAGACCGCGGCGCGGGTGCAGATGCTGGTCGCGGCGATGCCGGCGTCGGCCCGGGCCGTCGCGGACGCGCTGCGCCATGACGCCGGCGCGGTGACGGGCGCGTTCCTGGGCGCGGTGGTGGACGCGGAGTGCCGCGCGGCGCTGGCGCGCGAGCGGTTCGACGAGGCGATCGAGGGGCGCGACGCCTCGAACGACCAGTGTGTGGCGTGGCTGGCCGGGCTGCTGGGCCCGGGCGACGAGCTCGCGGGCCCGCCGGCGCTGCGGGGCGACATGGCCCGGCGCGTGCGCGCGTGGATCGGCTCGCTGGAAGAGCGCGGGCCCAGCGCCGCGTGGCGGCTGCTGCTGCGACTGGCCGAGCCGCTCGCGCTCGATCCCAAGGCGCCCGATCCGGCGGCGGACGAGGCGTGCTGGACGGTGTCGTTCCATCTGCAGGCGGTGGACGCGCCCGGGGTGGTGCTCGACGCGCCGGACATCTGGCTGATCCCCGGCGAGTCGGCGACGATCATGGGGCGGCGGATCGACCGCCCGCAGGACCTGCTGCTGGGGGAACTGGGGCGCGCGTCGCGCGTGTACCGCACGCTGGAGGGCGCGCTCGAGGATTCGCAGCCGTCGCGCCTGCGCCTCACGACCAAGCAGGCGTACGAGTTCCTGCGCGAGGTCCGCCCGATTCTGGTGGAGCAGGGGTTCGGGGTCGACGCGCCCGCGTGGTGGGACGCGCCGTCCGCGCGCCTGGGCGCCCGACTTCGCCTGGAGAGCAAGGGGATCGACCCGTTCGGCGACGCGGGGGGCGGGCTGTCGAACGCGGCGCGGGCGCAGCTCGGGCTCTCGGCGCTGGTGGGGTACACGTGGGAGATCGCCGTGGGCGACCTCGCGCTGTCGCTGCGCGAGTTCGAGCAACTCGCGGCCAAGCGCACGCCCCTGGTGCGGATCAACGGACGCTGGGTCGAGGTGCGGCCCGAGGACGTGCAGGCGGCGATCAAGTTCATCCGCGACAACCCGGGCGGCGAGATCCGCCTGGGCGAGGCCCTCCGCCTGGCGTACGCGAGCGACCTGGTGAAGACGGGTATCCCGGTGGTGGGGCTCGAGGCGACGGGCTGGCTGCAGGCGTTCTTCAACAGCGAGGCGGCGTCGCGCCAGCTCGCGCCCGTGGAGACGCCCGCGACGTTCCACGGCGCGCTGCGCCCCTACCAGCAGCGGGGCGTGTCGTGGATGGTGTTCCAGGAGCACCTGGGCTTTGGGATCTGCCTGGCGGACGACATGGGGCTGGGCAAGACGGTGCAGCTCCTGGCGCTGCTGGCGCACGAGCGCGAGATTGCAAAGCAGACCGGGCAGGCGGTGCGCCCGACGCTGCTGCTCGTGCCGATGTCGGTGGTGGGCAACTGGATGCACGAGACGGCGCGGTTCTGCCCGGATCTCACGCTGCTCGTGCACCACGGGCAGGACCGCTCCATCGGCGACGCGTTCGTGGAGCGCGTGGAGAAGAGCGACCTCATCGTCACGACGTACGCCCTGGCGCACCGCGACCGCGAGTCGCTGGGACGCGTGGAGTGGGGGCGGGTGGTGCTGGACGAAGCGCAGTACATCAAGAACCCGACGGCCAAGCAGAGCCAGGCGGTGCGGGCGCTGCGGGCCCAGCGGCGCGTGGCGCTCACCGGCACGCCCGTGGAAAACCGCCTGACCGAGCTGTGGTCGATCATGGATTTTCTGAACCCCGGGTACCTGGGCTCGTCGGGGTCGTTCCGCACGAAGTTCGCGCTGCCGATCGAGCGGTACCGGGATCGCCAGCGCAGCGAGCAGTTGCGCGGGCTCATCAGGCCCTTCGTGCTGCGCAGGCTCAAGAGCGACCCCACCGTGGTGGCGGACCTGCCCGAAAAGGTGGAATCGCGCGAGTACACGCACCTGACGGCCGAGCAGGCGTCGCTGTACCAGAACTGCGTGAAGCGGATGCTGGGCGAGGTGGAGCAGGCCGAGGGCATGCAGCGCCGGGGCCTGGTGCTCGCGGCGCTGGTGCGCCTCAAGCAGTTGTGCGATCACCCGACGCTGGTGCTGCAGGACGGGGAAGAACTCGGGCACCGCCCGCCGGACCCGTCGCGCTCGGGCAAGTGCATCCGCCTGCTGGAGATGCTGGACGAGGTGCTCGCGGAGGGGGACCAGGCGCTCGTGTTCACGCAGTTCCGCGAGATGGGCGCGCTGCTCGAAGCGATGCTGCGCCACCAGTTCGGCAAGGACGTGCTGTTCATCCACGGCGGGACGAGCCAGCCGCAGCGGCAGGCGATCATCGACCGCTTCCAGAAGGCCGACGGGACGGCCCCGGTGCTCATCCTCAGCCTGCGGGCGGGCGGGGTGGGGCTGAACCTGACGGCGGCGACGCACGTGTTCCACTTCGACCGGTGGTGGAACCCGGCGGTGGAGAACCAGGCGACCGACCGGGCGTACCGCATCGGGCAGACGCGGACGGTGCAGGTGCACAAGTTCGTCGTGCGCGGGACGCTGGAAGAGCGCATCGACCAGATGATCGAGAGCAAGACCGAACTGGCCGAGAACATCATCGGCGCGGGCGAGGGGTGGCTGAGCGACCTCAGCACCGACCAGTTGCGGGACATCCTGACCCTGCGCAACGAAGCGGTCGACGACGAGGTCTGA